GCGGCTGTGCCGTCAATGTCGATCCTCTCGCCGGAACTGCAGCAGCCATGGAAGGACGCCAATTGACGGACGGTCACGGCTTTGGTGCTGTCCGCGCGCTTCCAGAACGGGGAACGGACTTCGTCTCCGTTCAGTGCAGAGTTAGGAATCTGGGCGCCCGGCGCGAGGGTCCCGTAGGCGGTGGTGATCCCAAAGGCCTGGCTGATCTGGGATAGCGTCAGTTCGTTCGTTCCTTCGGGTGCAGTCATAAAGATGCCGCGCAGCTGGACGGTCTTGACGGCGGACACGGTGTCGCTGGAGCTGATCTCCAGCTGGGCGACACGGACTCCCTTGCTTCCGGCGGTTTCCGTGAACTGCGCCGTCAACGGCGCTGAGCCGCCGGGACCGATGACCAGGGGCAATACCGGGGGTGCGGCGAGGACGAATCCGCTGGCCCCGGTTCCGGTGATCGCCACTTTGGTGATGACCAGATCCTTGTCACCGGTGTTGCTCAGGGCTACCGTGGCGGAGTCCGTCACCTTATGCTGGACGACTCCGCTGTTGAGCCGGTGCATCACGAGCCAGTCGTCGTAGAAGCCGGGGACGGGCTGTCCGGCCCGGCGGGTTGCCTGCGTATTGCTGAGTGTCAGCGTCCCGCCGACATTTTGGACCACGAAGGACGCGCTGCGGGTTGAGGTCCGGCCGGCATCGTCGACGGCGGTAACCACCAGGGTGTGGGTACCGTTGCCGATGCTAAACGGAGCGCTGTAGCCGGCGGCTGGTGCGCCGTCGACTGCGTAGCTCAGTGTGGTGATCTGGGAACCGGCGGAAGCTTGTCCACCCAGGGAAACAGTCGCCTGGCCCCCGGCGTAGTCACCGGCAAGGGTTTGCCCGTTGACCGTCACCGAGATCACCGGGTTCAGCAGGTTGGCGCCCTTGATGGTGACCCAGTTGATCTTGGTGTTGGTTCCGGCCGGGGAAAGGGTGAGCATACCGTCGGTGACGTTTACGGTGGTGGTGCCCGTTTTGAAGGGAGCCGTGCCGCTGGGGGTGAACGGTGCAACGAGTGCGGTGCCTTCGACATTCAAGGCATGTGTGGAGTCAAGATAGCCCGCGTCGCCGACGGAGGCACTGACTTCGTAACTGCCGTTGGGAACCGCGCGCTGCCACACGCCATCGGTGCCGCCCTTGCTGGCCGTCTGCATCTGAATCAGTGACTGCAGCAGCGGATCCGAGGGAAAGGTGATCCCTGCAGCCGCGGTCGTGCGGTTTCTTGCTTCCAGCGTGCGGTCCGTCGGGGTGCCGTTGACCAGCCAGCCGAAGCCGCGGGCGTCGTACATCCCACCGGTGTCGGCGGTCCACCCGCTGGGGGTGATGGCTCCCGGCAAGGTGAAGTTGTACGCGGCCGTGGGAACTGTGGCCGGCTGGGTGTCCAGGCCCGGACCCTTGATCGACACCCAGTTGATCTTGGAGTTAGTGCCGCTGGAGGACAAGGTCAACTTGCCGTCTGCGACGGTAATCTGCCGTGATCCGGTCTGGAAAGGCGATGTTCCGGTGGGAACGAAAGTGGCGATCAGCGGCTGCCCTTCGGCAGCAATCCCGTGCGTCGAGTCAAGGTAGCCGGCGTCGCCGGCCGAGACTGCCACCGTGTAGGTGCCATTTGGGAGCTCGTACTCCCATATCCCGGTTGTCACGTTGCTTGCGGGGCCCATCGTGTTCAGCGACTGCAGCAGCGGATCCGACGGGTATGCGATTCCGGGTGTGGCCGCAGTCCGGTACCGGGTGGCGGCGCTCCGGTCAGTGGGCGTTGTGCCGACCAGCCAGCCGAACTTTCGCTGGGCCTGGAAGGCTGCTCCGGTATCAGCGGTCCAGCCGGCCGGCGTCGGAGCACCGGCAGTCTGGAAATTCACCTTGACCTGGGCGCCGACCGTCGGATCGCCACCGGGATCGGTAGGGGCCGGAACGACATCGATGTAATCAATCTTGGTGTTGGTACCGCCGAGGGCGTCAACGGTCAGAAAACCGTCGGTCACAGTCACCCGGGTCACAGCGGTGTTGTGCCGGGTGTCGCTGCCTGCGGCACCGGACGGGGCGAAGCGGTCGATGACCTTTTTGCCTTCCAGATTGATGGAATGCAACTCCGGCGCCGTCTGCGGTGCAGCATCTCCGACAGCCACCGTCACGTCGTAGTCGCCGTTGGGGACCGCCGCCTCCCAGAAGGCGTAGGTGGACAGGCCGTTGAAGGCTGCCAGGTCCGCCGACTGCATATGCATCAAGGTGTTCAGGCGCAGGTCCGGCTGGGTGGTGCTGCGAAGCCGGCCGTTCCCGGGACCCGCAGTCCCGGCCGTGGAAAGGTCGATCGGGGAACCTGTCGCCTGGCTCTTCCAGCCGTAGCTGAGGCCCGTGCCTTGGTCGGTGCGGGTCCGGGGGCCAAACGGCTCACCGAAGTCGCGGAGGTACCCGGTGGGCAGACCGGCCGCCAGATTGGAGAAGTTGACCTTGAAGGCTCCGCTACCGACCGGAGCGGCGGTGGCGGGACGCAGACCAGTGACCAGGAAAACGTAGTCCTGGAAGTCGCCGTTGCTGGCGTCCTCGAAAGCCACAATGTAGCTGTTGGCGATGGCCACTCCGGCGCGGTCTTTCGCCGGGTACACCCGGGCGCGGTGGGCCACGCCGCCGGTGTTGAGCCGGTCCTCCGTGTAGCCGGTCCGCAGGAATGCGTTGGAGTAGTAGTACAGCCCGAAGCTCTGGTTTCCCGGATCGAAAGTCTTCACCGTTCCGGGCGAGGACGGCGGAAGCAGTGACTGATAGCCGGCGGTATCGATCGAGCCGAGCTTGTGCAGCTCTGCGGGCCGTCCATCCCCGGTGTACCAACCGAACGGGAGGTCTTCCTTGGGGGCGTACTGGGCCAGGGGCGTCATTGAGACGGCTCCGGTGCCGGACTTGACGAACAGCGGCTCCAGCAGCTCGTCACCCTTGGCAATGGCCTGGGTGCCGCCTTCGAGGTTGCTCCAGCCTACGTTGATTTTGTACCCGAGGGTCCCGACGACGTCCTGGAGGGTTGGTTCGTTCAGCCCCTCAATGCCGTTCATCGTCAGGCCATAGAGTCCGACGTCGAGTGCGTTGCCACCGGCTGTGATGCGAAGGACCGCTGAGCGCTGTCCGACGGTGGTACCTGGTTTGAAGGTCGCCTGGATGGTGACGGTGGCGCCTGGAGCCAGCGTGGTCCCGTTCCCGCCTGTGGTGGTGAACTCGCCCGGGTTGGCCCCGGCGATGCTGGTGCCCAAGGCCGCGGGAGCGGACCCGGTGTTGGTGATGGTGACGGACTTCGTGGCTCCCGTGGTGCTCTTGACCGCCGAGAAGACCATCTCGGGCGCCGAAGAGGTGAGCGGCGCGGCTTGCTGGCCGGCCGGTACCCGAAGCAGGAACATGGCCTGGTTACTGCCGCTGCGGTCGTACTGGTTGACGTACAGGTTGCCGGTTTTGGGATCTTCCACGACTTCCAGGGGGTCGTTGAAGCCGTCGACGTTGCCGATTGCGGAGTTGGGAACCCCGGTGATTCCCAGTGAGGTCTGTTCGCCGAGGACCTTGCCGGTGGCGGGGTCCACCTGCATAAACAAGAGGTCATTGTTGTTGGAGAACCGGGTCACAATAAGCCGGCCTTTGAGCTGGCCGCCGAAGGAGCTGCTCTTGTACTCGATGGACCCGTTGGGCGACTTGTTGAAGCCGAGGTCATAGGCGAAACCCCGGTAGTTTGGGTCGGCTTTGGTGCCGGAGGGGTATTTAGTGCCGCCCTGGCCGGGGGACACCGGCGGATTCGCCGGGTCGTTGCCTTCGTTCAGGACCCACTCACAGCGTTCCGGGTTGGGATGGCCATAGTAGCCTCCCTGCACGACGTCGAAGAGGAAGTCGCGCTGGGTGGGCTGGTTGCCGATCGCGGGAACCGAGCCGCCGGTGTATCCCCGGCGCAGGCACTGGGAGGTTACGTCCAGACCGTTGACGGAGCTGAATCCGGGAATCCCGGCCGCCGCCACCCTGGTGTACGTGCCGTTGGAGTTCTTGATGACACCGGGGGAGTTTGCGCCGCCGGCGGTTCCGTTCGTGGGCACGTACAAGTGGCCGTTGGAGTGCCACACCAGGTCGTAGGCGTTGCGTATGCCGGTGGCATAGATCTTCAGTGGCGCACCTGCCGCGTAGGGGTTGTAGGTTCCCCCTCCGGAGGTCTGCACGCTGATCGGCGTCGCGGTGGAGATGGCCTGCTGCACGGCCGGGTCGGCCGGGTCGAAGACCAGAGTGGCCGCTGTGAGCAGTTTCTCGCCTCGCTGGCCCCAGGAGTTGTCCAGGTCGCCGGCGCCTTGGTTGGATCCCTGCATAAAGTACAGCCGCCCGTCCGGGCCATACGCCATCGAGTTGGTGAGGTGGTCAGCCTGGGAACGGGGGAGACCCGTGAAGACCTTGGACTCGGTCTGCAGCGAGGCCCCGGAGAGCATGCTGACGCCCGAAATCCATTCACCTTGTTCGTTGAAGGTGTTGGCACTGGTTGACGTGATCCACAGCTTCGGGCTGGCTGCCGTTCCGGTTTTGTCGAAGACCAGGCCGATGATGGCACGGCCCGCGTAACCCAGGCTCTCCATGTTGGAGAGGGATCCGTCGGCTGCAACCGTGAACCGGAAGAGGCCCTGTCCGATGGTGGACGCATACATTTTGCCGTCCGGGCCGAACGCCATCGATGACCAGTATTTCCCTGCCGCCACCGGCTGTTCGACCTTGTCAAAGGACACCCCGGTCAGGGGTGAGTAGTTCGCCCCGGTACTCGTTCCACCGGAACCGGTGGTGAAGACAGAAGTGAAAGGGACGAATGCGGCACCGTAGTTGTCCTTGACGTTGCCGGTCACGACGAAGCGGTAGCTTGTGTTGGCCTTTAATGGGCTGCTTGCCTGGGTGGAAATCACATCATTGCCACCGGAGGTTCCGGTCGATGACGGCACCTCGACGCCGGTGGATGTTTCGTAGAGGTGCACGTTGCCGGGCAGTGTTGTGGCATCCACACCCACGCCGGCGTAGGGGACGCGGATGGTTGCCGATACGCCGTCGGTGGGATCCTGCCCGGTTGAGCGGTTGTCCGGGCGCATCGTGTCAACATGGGGCGCCCGCTCGATGCCGACGATATCGATGTAGGCGATCTTCGTGTTGGTTCCGCCCGCGGCGGTCACGGTGAGGGCGCCGTCCCAAACACCGACGACGACGGTCGTGGTCTGGTACTCCTGACCGGCTGTGCCTTGGAACTTCTCAATGCCGACGCCCGCCTCGACGTTGAGGGCATGAACGGAGTTGTACCCTGCCGCGAACGCCATGTCCCCGGCCGCGATCGTCACCCGGTAAAGTCCGTCCGGTACCGAGGCTTCCCAGACGCCTTCGGTTTTGACACCGTTAGTGCCTGGGTCGTCGCCGTACTGCATGTGCAGGATGGAATCGAGCCGGTCGTCGATGCCTACCCGGCCCCTGTCACGGCCATTGCCGACCAGGCTCAAGGGATTTCCGTCCGGGGTCTTCCAGCCGTAGGTCAAGCCCGTGCCCTGGTTGGGTCCGGTGCGCGGACCGAAGGATTCGCCCCAGTCAGCGGCGTAGCCGGGTGCCGGAAGGCCTGATGTGGTGGTGAAGTCGACCTTGATATTGGTCGTGTTGGGTACCACCGGAACGGCGTGGGCCTCATTGGAGGGGCCGGATTCGTTCGCCGACAGGTCCACGGCAGTGACCACGTAGAAATACGTGGTCCCGTTAGTGGCGGTGGTGTCCGTGTAGCCCGTGCCCGTGACGAGCGCCGAGCCGGACAGGAGGGAGCCGGTATCGCCAACGACCGGCTGCAGCGAACGGTAGACACGGTAACCGGCAAGGTCCGCGGCGGCGGAAGCGGTCCAGCTCAGCGTTACTTTTGTGTCGCCGGAAACCGCTGAAAGCGCCGCCGGCGCCGGTGGCGGAGTAACGTCCAGGGCCTGGATCGTGGCACGGGCCGACGATGTCCGCTGTCCGGCTGCTTCGTTCGAACCCGCGGAGACATTCCCGGCGCCGTCAACGGCGGTCACCGCGTAATAGTAGGTCGTCCCCGAAACGGCGGAGACGTCGCTGAAGGAAGTGCCTGCAAGGGTTTCCGTCCCGGTCAGCGGCAGTCCCTTCAGGTCGACGCCGCTGCTGGTGGCCCGGAAGACCCGGTAGCCCGTGACGTCGCGGGAGCGGCTGGCTGTCCAGGCCAGATCGACGCCAGCGGACCCACCGGTGGCGACGAGCTCCGTTGGCGCAATGGGAGCCTCGCTGTCCACCCCGTCCTTGGAGTAGCCCACAGAGATCAGAGCGTCACCGTAGGCCTGGAAGTACTCCACGGTCACCAGGTGCGGACCGTCGGCCAGGACAACATCGGTGGTTTTGACTGCAGAGGCGGACTGCTGAACCCACTGGTCAACGATCGTCCGGCCGTCAACTATCAGTCGAAGTCCGTCGTCGGCCCGGGTGGTGAAGCTGTAGGTCCCGGCACCGGAGGTGATCGTCTTGGCCCAGCGGGCCGAGTATTGCTCGGGACCAACGCCGGCAGGTCCGGAGCCGGCGGTGAAATTGAAGCCAATGTCGGCATCACAATCCGCGCGAACCGGGGACCCGGACAACGAGGTACCGATGAAATACTGCACCTGCCATTCGCCTGCGAGGCACGAGCTGTTGTTCACGGCGGTGGCGGCGGCCGGTTCTGGCACAGGGGTGGAGCTGATCGTCGGCGTCGGCGTCGGCACCGGCGAGGCGGTGGTGGTCGGCGTTGCGGTCGGCGTCGGCGTGGCGGTGGTGGTGGGCGTTGCGGTCGGCGTCGGCGTGGCGGTGGTGGTCGGCGTTGCGGTCGGCGTCGGCGTGGCGGTGGTGGTCGGCGTTGCGGTCGGCGTCGGCGTGGCGGTGGTGGTCGGCGTTGCGGCCGCTGCGGGCAGTTCAGCCGAGGCGAAGTCCTGGAACACTGCCGTCATGGGGGTGGACGCGGGCAACGCGCCCCGGCTGGCCAGGATCCCGGCGAAAGTTGCGACGTCCGTCAGGGGCGACGGCTTGAGGGCGGAACCGTCGATGAAATTTGCCGGCAGGTCCAGCCGTCCCACCGGAACGGGTGCGTCAGCGCCGATCTGATAGGCGGCGATCAGGGAGTTCTCGGCAGGGTTCACGTCCAGGGTCAGCTGAACCGGACGGTTCCCGATGAGGTTCTGGCTGGTGCCGACTGATACCAGATCCGCGGACGTCGGCGCAGCCGTGGTGGCGGGCTCGGACACGCCGTTCCGTTCGCGCTTGAGCTCGATTCGGCGCTCGCCGGCTGTTCCTCCGCCGCCCAACATCAGGGTCGCGAGGTTATCGTCGTTCGGACCGAACCATAGGCCGAGCTGGGCGCCACCGGCAAGATCCGCGGGACTGATCACAGTGGTGGATAGCCGAAGTGTCCTCGTGGTCAGTTTGAGTCCTACGCCCAGCGCGTTGTCCTGGTCGTTCGCGGCTCCTGACACCGTTCCCGGTGTGGCGACGACGTTGAGGGCGCCGTTCGCGGTGGCGAGGTTTTCACGGGCGAAGTAGGGTGTGCTGCCTGTGGCAGCCGAGGGAAGCACGGACGTAAAACCGGTCCCGGCGCCGTCGGGGGTCTGCAGGCCGCCTGATATCCCCGCGAAGTCCAGGGATACGGTGTTGCCGGCCGCAGCGACCCCGTTTGGGGGCAGCGGAGAGTAAGGCGAGCTGTCCCACTGTGCGGGATCGGCGGGGTACACAGCCGTCGGGGCTGCACTCGCGGTAGTCGCTGAAAGCGTCGCCGCGAGGACTGCGGTGGTGGCGATAACTGCGGTTCCTCGGTGGAGCCACCCACGGGTCCGCGGGTCCACGGCATTGACGGCTTTTCTAGACACAGGCTGTCCTTCCCCACAAAACATTCGTTGGCCGGCCGGCGCGAGGCGCGGCGGGCCATCCTAGTAATCGAGACCTCTGCAGAGCGGCTTTAGGAAGGCTGGCAGTGTGTTTTCCGGCGTCATTGACGTCACTGCAGCCGATTCGTGGCCCACTTCACTTCAACAATCTCTCAGGCCTGCGGACGGCTGAACATACCCGCTGGAAAAGACACGTAAGGAGCTTTTTGAAGCAAGTAGCATCACGAAGCTACCTAGGTAATACACGGTCCCCTGCAGTAAAAGGGCGCACGAAAAAGGGCCAACCGGCTAGTGCCGGTCAGCCCCTTTCAGGGGGTCGGACAGGGCGCCGTCTCAGGATGTACGGCCCGCCCTGGCTCCGCGCCGCTGGCCATCAACCAGGACTGGAATAGTGTCCTGCGGCGGTGTGCCGGGTGCGGGCACGTTTACCGGCCTTGGCGCACGGGCCGCCGCGGCGGCTTCCTTGCTGCGCCGGCGTTCCTTTCGAGCGGCGGCCCTGAGCGTGCGGGGTGTTGGCCCATAGGTTCCGTAGCCGTAACGGTGGGCATCCGGCCCCTTCGACGGCATCCGGTTCAGCACTACCCCCAGCACGCCCGCATTGACCATCTGCAGGGAAGAAATTGCCTTTTTCACGTCGGCTATACGCGCTTTCCGGGCGCCGACCACAAGGAGCACACCACCCACTTCCTGCGACAGAACTGCGGCGTCGGTCACCGGGAGCAGGGGGGGAGCGTCGATAATCACAACGTCGAACCGTGCCTCCAGTTCCTGGAGGATCTCCTTCATGGCGTCCGAGCCGAGCAACTCGCTCGGGTTCGGCGGGATCTGGCCGGATGTGAGCACATGCAGCCCGTGTTCACCGTAGGGCTGCAGGAGATCATCGAGCCGGGCTTTGCCGATCAATGCGGTTGTCAGGCCAGCTGCGTGCTCCATACCGAGATAGCCGGCCAGCCGTGGACGGCGGAGGTCGGCGTCGACGACGACCACGGACTGGCCGCTCTGAGCCATGGTCATGCCCAAGTTGAGGCTGGTGCTGGTTTTGCCTTCCCCGGGCACCGATGAGGTCACGAGCACCGTCTTGGACTTATTGCTGACGTGGGTAAATTGCAGGTTGGTCCGCAATTGCCGGAATGACTCGGCCCGCGGTGAACTTCCCGCGGTTGCGGCGATGAGGGGCTTTTTGCTGGCCGTATTGTCGAAAGGAACTCCGCCAAGGACCGGCAGGTCGCTGATGCGGCGGACATCGGCTTCGCCGCGGATCTTCGTGTCCAATATCGTTCGGAGGACGGCGAGTCCGATCCCGAGGGCCAACCCGACAATAAAGCCGATGGCGAGATTCAGGCGTGTGTTCGGTGAAGCCGGCTCGGACGGAATATCGGCTGGTGTCACCACCGTAAGCTTCAACGGCGATTTTCCGTTGTCAGCAGCCGTCTCGAGGGTATCAACGGCTTCAATCAGGCTTTGTCCTACCCCACGGGCAATTGCCGTGGCGCGTTCCGGGGATTCATCGCTGGCCGTGATGGTCAGGACAACAGTGTTCAGCTCTGCCGTGATGGCCACCTTGGAACCGAGCTCGGCGGCGCTCATGGGAAGGGCCAGGCTGTCGACCACCGGCTGCAGGACAAGCGGCGTCGCGGCGGTGATGGCGTACGACTGCACGCGCTGTTGGCTGAAGTTGTTTCCCTGCTGCAGTTCTGAAACGGACCCGGAATTCTGAATCGCCACGAACAGCTTGGTGGTGGACTTGTACACCGGTGCCATCGCCGCGGAGGCGGCACCTGCAGACAGCAAGCCTAAGGAAATGCACACCAGGATGAGTATCCAGTTGCGGCGCAAATGCCGACCGTAATCGCCTAATTCCAATTTTCCCCCTCAAGTCGATGATTTTTCGAGACCAGTTGTGTCTCCGCGAAGACCTTCGGCCGCCGCCCTGAGGGGCGGTCGCGAGTGCGGCACCTGCATGTTCAGAACCTATCCGCAGGCCCAGCGAGGTGGCAATGGAATCCGGACAAAGCAGGGAGTTGGGCCAACAAACAGGTAGTGGTTTTGTCCGCTAACAAGTAGAAACCAGCCGAACTACTCATGGCTGTGCCGGCGGTCCGACGCTAGGGTCTTAACAAGTTCCGTTTCTGCTGCGAATAAGTCGGCCCGGGGGGTAGCGACACCACATGATTCCTATACTCTCGCGGTCGTCGTGCTGACCCGCAGAATCACTGACGTAAGGGGTGCGGCGGCTGTTGCCGCCGCTTTCGCCGCGGTTGTCCTTTTGTCGTGGGCGGCTGTCTGGGACGTGACCGTCCTGGTGATCCCTGCCGGCCTCGCGGCCCTGGTGCTCACCCTGCGATATCCGCAGCCGGTGGCGCTGCTCCTGCTGCTCGTTGGGCCGCTGCTGACATCCACCTTCAAGCTGGGAACGGTGAGCCTGGACAACGTGATGGTGATTGCCGGACTCGGCCTGGTCGCCATCCTTGCCCTCATCCGGCGCCAGCTGCCCTTTAACCGCTGGTCAGTGCTTCCCCTGGTTCTCGCCGCGGCCATCTTCGTGACCGGGAATCTTAACGGGTCACCGAACTGGGAGGCCTGCCTGCGGTTCATTTCGCTGGCTGCCGTGCCTTGGGTGGCGAGCGATTCTCCGCGCAGTTCAGCGGCCAACCTGCGAATCTTCCTGGGAATTATGACCGTCGGTGCCCTCACGGTGTTTTCCCAGCCACTGATTGGGTACCCTCATCCGTTCAAGGACACCGAAAACACCGGTCTTCGGTACGGCGGACTTTTCGGCCATCCCAACTTTGCGGCCTACGCGCTCTCCCTGTCCATCCTCTATGTGCTGTCCCAGAAGCTCAACACCTGGCGGGTCGGATATCTCCTGATGGCCGGCGGAGCCGTGCTCACGACGGGGAGCATCACGGCGACCATGATGCTCTTCGGAGCCGCCGGCATTCTCCTGGCCCGAAACATCAAGCGGCTGATGGCCGGGCTGCTGGTCTTGAGCGTCTTTGTGGCCACCGTTGGCCAGACGCTGCTGAGCAGGCTGGACTTTGTCAGCCAGACGGCGGCCGGGCCGGCTGCGGCCTCCAACTCTGGCGCGTGGCGCTTGGGCCAGTGGCAGCGTGCGTTGCGGCTGCTCGAAGGCAACGAAGCCACCGGCATCGGCTGGGGTGAAATATCGCTGAGGATCGGAAACAATCTTGGCGCGCACAATGCCTACGTGCAGCTGGCCGTCGAGCTGGGCTGGGCGTCCCTTGTGCTCGTGCTGCTCGTTGTTGCGGCCCACCTGATCGTTTCATTCCGAAACCGTATCCAGCTGGTCGCATGGATCTACGTCCTTGCCACCTCCATCAGCGATCCGGTCCTCTTCTATCCCTCGTCGATGACCATCCTGCTGTATATCCTGGCCCAGACGGCGCAGAAGCGGCGCCCGGTGGAGGTCCCCGCCCCGGGAACCGCGCTGCCCTCCGCGCTGCAGGGCTCTGCCGGTGTTGGAGTCCCAGGCAGAAGCTGACGGCACAACAGTGCCGCCGGAGGGCGGGCCGCGGGGAACATGGCGCCGGCTGTGATCACCGGCCCCTGGTGGTCTTCGACGGCCGACCCGGCCGCGTGGAAGCATCCGGGCACCTGCCCAATCCGCCGGGCACCAACCTAATGGCGCAGTACAGCTGATATGTAGGTAGTCCATGTCAAGACGGCAAGGGTGAGCGGTCCAAGATTGGATGTCTTGGACCGCTCTTTTGTGTTCGTTCCCCTGCTTGGTCCGGCGGCCGGCGCGTCGTGGTCGACGGCGCTGTCAGACTGATATTCGCGGGTTGGCTACCGCAGGACGAGGTGTTCGGCTGGAGGGGTGCCGCTGGTCTAGCAATGTCGGGCGTCACCGTAATTTACCGGTTGCCCATAGGTGTATCGCGGGTCTCCTCCACGCTGCCGAGCCTCCGGACGGAGCCGGGAACGGCACACGTCTATTCATCCGTCCATGGCTGCTCCTGTTGGACCGCGGCCGCGAGAGACCAGCACCAGCCAGCCAGTTCCCGTGCGACAGCGACGTTGGCGATGACGCGCCGTTTGTGACGGGCTTCGAACTGGTCCCACTTGCGGTGCAGGCGGTGGTTGCCTTGATGTCCGCGGACCCGGGAGGCCTCATCGGCTGCGTCCCAGCGGGCACGCATGTCACGGCTTGCGTTGGCATATGGACGGCGGTGATGCCAAGCGGCCTCGACGAGCAGGCGGCGGGCATGGGTGTTTCCTGTTTTAGTGATGCCGCCTTGGGACCGTGAAGCACCAGAGGAATGTTCGGAGGGCACCAGGCCCAGATAGGCGCCGATGGTGCTGCCAGTGAAGCGGGTCCAGTCACCGATCTCCACTGCCAGGCCGAAGGCGGTGAGCACCGAGATCCCGCGCAGACACATCAGCGCACGGACCACGGGTGCATAGCGGTCGGTGGCCGCGAGGGCCGTGATCTTCGCATCCAAACGGTTCCTGCGGTCCAAGGTCAGGTCCGCGGCTTCCAGGCTAGCCTCATAGGCGGCCTGCAGGGACGGATCATCGAATCGTTGCCGGTGCAGCCAGGTGTGGTGGGCATCGGTCCAGGCATGACCGCCGGAGTAAACCAGACCGTGGCGCAACAGGAGCTTCGAGATCCGATGCCTGGCCCTCATCAAATCCGTACGGACGTCCTCACGGGCACGCACCAGATCCCGCGCCGCTTCATCCGCACGGCCAGGAACCCGCACGGGCGTGATCTGTCCGAGCAGGGCCAACCGGGCCAGATGCTCGGCATCGCGGGCATCAGTCTTCACCCGGTCCCCGGACGGCCGCTGGAGCTTGGACGGCGCCGCGACCAGGCATTCGACCCCTGCACTGACCAGCAGCCGGGCCAACCCGAATCCGGTGGGGCCTGCCTCATAGACAACGAGAACCGGCCCCGGCAGCCCGGAAACCCACTCGACGATCCCCGCATCGTTCGCGGCAAGGCTCTGCCTCAGGATCTCGCCCGTTTCACGGTCGATCGCGCAACCCTTCACGCTGCGCGCATGGACATCCAAACCGACGTAAGTACGCTTATTCATGGTTGGAACCTCCAAACGTTCAAATGTGGCTCTGCCAGTCCACACCCCCCGCACCCACGTGCGGAAGGACCCGGACCGACAACCCACGAACCTCTTTGAACCCGAGGTTCCAGTCGCTACGTCCGGGGCGCCCCACCACACTTCATATCTCTAATAGGTAGTGACCAGCCCGAGGTTGGTTGGCAGACTGCTTTCCGGGACCGCCGGGCGTGACTCCCTTCATATCTGACCCGCACTGCAGTGTCTTATAGACGACCTGTCCGCCCCTAAGGTCCCGGGAGCAGTCGGCCCACTCCGATGGCTTGATAGAAGGCTGTCCGCTCCGCCCACGATGGTGCTGCGTGACTCGTTAGAGATTTGCCTCAGGGTGATCCACCAGCTGGTTCCGACAGATCCATCAGGACAGGGGAGCAAGCAAATGACCATAGTCGCAGAACAATACACACACGTCGTCGGCGTGGACACACACGCAAGAACCCACACATTCTCAGTTCTCACTTCCACCACAGGCGCGGTGATCGGG
This genomic window from Arthrobacter sp. EM1 contains:
- a CDS encoding O-antigen ligase family protein yields the protein MLTRRITDVRGAAAVAAAFAAVVLLSWAAVWDVTVLVIPAGLAALVLTLRYPQPVALLLLLVGPLLTSTFKLGTVSLDNVMVIAGLGLVAILALIRRQLPFNRWSVLPLVLAAAIFVTGNLNGSPNWEACLRFISLAAVPWVASDSPRSSAANLRIFLGIMTVGALTVFSQPLIGYPHPFKDTENTGLRYGGLFGHPNFAAYALSLSILYVLSQKLNTWRVGYLLMAGGAVLTTGSITATMMLFGAAGILLARNIKRLMAGLLVLSVFVATVGQTLLSRLDFVSQTAAGPAAASNSGAWRLGQWQRALRLLEGNEATGIGWGEISLRIGNNLGAHNAYVQLAVELGWASLVLVLLVVAAHLIVSFRNRIQLVAWIYVLATSISDPVLFYPSSMTILLYILAQTAQKRRPVEVPAPGTALPSALQGSAGVGVPGRS
- a CDS encoding IS110 family transposase, with protein sequence MNKRTYVGLDVHARSVKGCAIDRETGEILRQSLAANDAGIVEWVSGLPGPVLVVYEAGPTGFGLARLLVSAGVECLVAAPSKLQRPSGDRVKTDARDAEHLARLALLGQITPVRVPGRADEAARDLVRAREDVRTDLMRARHRISKLLLRHGLVYSGGHAWTDAHHTWLHRQRFDDPSLQAAYEASLEAADLTLDRRNRLDAKITALAATDRYAPVVRALMCLRGISVLTAFGLAVEIGDWTRFTGSTIGAYLGLVPSEHSSGASRSQGGITKTGNTHARRLLVEAAWHHRRPYANASRDMRARWDAADEASRVRGHQGNHRLHRKWDQFEARHKRRVIANVAVARELAGWCWSLAAAVQQEQPWTDE
- a CDS encoding polysaccharide biosynthesis tyrosine autokinase; this translates as MELGDYGRHLRRNWILILVCISLGLLSAGAASAAMAPVYKSTTKLFVAIQNSGSVSELQQGNNFSQQRVQSYAITAATPLVLQPVVDSLALPMSAAELGSKVAITAELNTVVLTITASDESPERATAIARGVGQSLIEAVDTLETAADNGKSPLKLTVVTPADIPSEPASPNTRLNLAIGFIVGLALGIGLAVLRTILDTKIRGEADVRRISDLPVLGGVPFDNTASKKPLIAATAGSSPRAESFRQLRTNLQFTHVSNKSKTVLVTSSVPGEGKTSTSLNLGMTMAQSGQSVVVVDADLRRPRLAGYLGMEHAAGLTTALIGKARLDDLLQPYGEHGLHVLTSGQIPPNPSELLGSDAMKEILQELEARFDVVIIDAPPLLPVTDAAVLSQEVGGVLLVVGARKARIADVKKAISSLQMVNAGVLGVVLNRMPSKGPDAHRYGYGTYGPTPRTLRAAARKERRRSKEAAAAARAPRPVNVPAPGTPPQDTIPVLVDGQRRGARAGRTS